A region of Vanessa tameamea isolate UH-Manoa-2023 chromosome 21, ilVanTame1 primary haplotype, whole genome shotgun sequence DNA encodes the following proteins:
- the LOC113395594 gene encoding uncharacterized protein LOC113395594 gives MVTCDNESASAGGFHLGAHDDHRPRAPSVSSLSLYKQKIDALFDDTRSISSIPQYTTTSETGRKDSKASLIQDGKTTILEDENTYCQSKIKKINNTVQDRIERMFADMAGESRQNADSIGVHVFSVHYLGSTPLQSKVTSLSGLQDPLRDLYFAFKSNHRHKNTFTGKLEISKSGLKVRYKGEKGDLEQLNPFPTIAVWSAVKFLVQSSDNEKNELSYAFVPLITDPDNIDRHALFKSLDSSEKKYILSHNENSHSPLFAVVMRKIGVAKQLECHGFVCQTTEDAIVIAATLYKSLMSHMSRQGHANNKKLRNRNGVSCMSITSSLQGNDIPIRPPRKKHSTSSLSGDSDRADGFSASESFCEKSKLERTKNVNEDIPRFSIPTLPPFGSHRITVEEVKAKLDLIRQNDTSSESQGSKHSVPKDSLNLTSVQSCQNLQSSTESSVRSKISEKIELFRELERRKSIQRPPNLPPPVPSKPPTQAQTDLPREPLRRSQSGRKSLSESGDILTKVAIPRSGSFLNAGGLTRYKSIGQRNNGKKGGGSPLGFNELFNEFKVQENLHSMDEILNAIIDPEGMSFNDLKPIYKEFLLKLAVTLTKDEIFQHSKAIMKKQKKKILRRNSTFQNKRRKIFKGANGLRMVFRLPFGKDFRKKEKKKQHSNFDIKSLQNAVTVKEQISESSVSTSSYDLRQFRPKEPDFPAPKRQTMRQRNSKRSDKSVHVSKRSGKTSRPGERTSTSEDSDFLTLSNRLGCQNRNSSSGYVSCSECESESCIDRCYCSLKADCKSRCDCSAIENGQDSVKVKLLGKSCKECSKEVYDGDYSYCSCDSESCADSNKCYCTGPRRTAMQSSQSLEYLKSPSNKTYADRMKRAYDDYEGKPRSRSGASSRRRRARSSDSLALDYELLLQNKPRDARARNMQRLTVRSTGAGSHDALSVKKSAEMAALFADVRLSQRTDVRSLAGGRRARPPPLSPSPHPVPPLARMFDHRPLSRNPSLEDTLGYFP, from the exons ATGGTGACGTGCGATAACGAAAGCGCGTCTGCCGGCGGCTTCCACCTCGGCGCTCACGATGACCACCGTCCGCGAGCGCCGAGCGTCTCCTCCCTGTCGCTCTACAAGCAGAAGATCGATGCGCTGTTCGACGACACTCGTTCCATCAGCAGTATCCCGCAGTATACGACCACGTCGGAAACCGGACGGAAAGATAGCAAG GCCAGTCTAATCCAAGACGGTAAAACAACTATACTAGAAGATGAAAACACCTACTGTCAAAGTAAGATCAAGAAGATCAATAACACTGTTCAAGATCGAATAGAGAGAATGTTTGCGGATATGGCGGGGGAGTCCAGACAGAATGCTGATAGTATAGGTGTGCACGTATTCAGTGTGCATTACCTGGGATCGACACCTTTACAGAGTAAAGTAACAAGTCTTTCAGGGCTGCAAGATCCTCTCAGAGATTTATATTTCGCCTTCAAAAGTAATCATCGCCACAAGAACACCTTTACCGGTAAATTAGAAATCTCTAAAAGTGGTTTAAAAGTTAGATACAAAGGAGAGAAGGGAGATTTAGAACAATTGAATCCTTTTCCTACAATAGCAGTTTGGTCAGCAGTAAAATTTCTAGTTCAATCATCAGACAATGAAAAGAACGAATTAAGCTACGCATTTGTTCCATTAATCACTGATCCCGATAATATCGATCGACACGCACTATTCAAATCGTTAGATTCTTCTGAAAAGAAATATATCCTCTCCCACAACGAAAATTCGCATTCACCTCTTTTCGCTGTTGTGATGAGGAAAATAGGCGTTGCAAAACAATTGGAGTGTCATGGGTTTGTATGTCAGACGACTGAGGACGCTATTGTAATAGCGGCCACGCTATACAAATCGCTTATGTCACATATGAGTCGGCAGGGTCACGCAAATAACAAAAAGTTGAGAAATAGGAATGGAGTGAGTTGTATGAGTATTACGAGTAGCTTGCAAGGGAATGATATCCCTATTAGACCACCTCGTAAAAAGCATAGTACTTCCTCGTTGAGCGGTGATAGTGATAGGGCTGATGGTTTTTCAGCAAGCGAATCATTTTGTGAGAAATCAAAATTAGAGAGAACTAAAAATGTTAATGAAGATATACCTCGTTTTTCAATACCGACCTTGCCACCTTTTGGTTCTCATCGAATCACCGTCGAGGAAGTAAAAGCTAAACTAGATTTAATAAGACAAAATGACACTAGTAGTGAATCTCAAGGATCTAAGCACTCTGTTCCAAAAGATTCTCTTAATCTCACGTCAGTTCAATCGTGTCAAAATTTGCAAAGTAGTACTGAATCTTCAGTCAGAAGCAAAATATcagaaaaaattgaattatttcgaGAGTTAGAGAGGAGAAAGAGCATACAGAGACCACCGAATTTGCCTCCTCCTGTACCTTCTAAGCCTCCGACACAAGCACAAACTGATCTTCCTAGAGAGCCTTTGAGACGTAGTCAAAGCGGAAGAAAATCGCTTAGTGAATCTGGGGATATTCTAACTAAAGTGGCCATTCCTAGATCTGGGAGTTTCTTAAACGCTGGAGGACTAACTCGTTATAAGTCTATCGGACAAAG aaacaACGGAAAGAAAGGGGGAGGGTCACCTTTgggatttaatgaattatttaatgaatttaaagtGCAGGAAAACTTGCATTCTATggatgaaatattaaatgcaataattGACCCGGAAGGAATgtcttttaatgatttaaaaccGATTTACAAAGAGTTTCTGTTAAAATTAGCAGTTACGCTGACGAAAGATGAAATATTTCAACACAGCAAAGCGATAATGAAAAAGCAAAAGAAAAAGATTTTAAGAAGAAACAGCACATTTCAGAACAAGCGAAGAAAAATTTTCAAAGGTGCCAACGGACTTCGGATGGTTTTTCGATTACCGTTTGGTAAAGACTTTCGTAAAAAAGAGAAGAAAAAGCAACATAGCAACTTTGATATAAAATCATTGCAAAACGCCGTGACCGTCAAGGAGCAAATTTCTGAAAGTTCGGTTTCTACATCCAGCTACGATTTGAGACAATTCCGACCAAAGGAACCAGATTTTCCCGCTCCAAAACGGCAAACAATGAGACAAAGAAATTCAAAACGCTCAGATAAATCTGTTCACGTTTCAAAGCGTAGTGGCAAGACTTCGAGGCCCGGGGAGAGGACATCGACATCGGAAGATTCCGATTTCTTGACATTGAGCAATCGCCTCGGATGTCAAAACAGAAATAGTTCGAGCGGATATGTTTCCTGCTCGGAGTGTGAATCTGAGAGTTGTATCGATCGATGCTATTGCTCTCTAAAAGCCGATTGCAAGTCCAGATGTGACTGCTCTGCTATTGAAAATGGACAAGATTCCGTGAAAGTCAAGTTGTTAGGGAAAAGCTGTAAAGAATGCTCgaa AGAAGTGTATGATGGTGATTATAGTTACTGCTCCTGCGACTCAGAAAGCTGCGCCGATAGCAATAAGTGCTATTGTACTGGACCGAGGAGAACTGCCATGCAAAGTTCCCAAAGTTTGGAGTATTTGAAAAGTCCTTCGAACAAAACATACGCTGACAGAATGAAGAGAGCTTACGATGATTATGAAGGGAAACCAAGAAGCAG GTCTGGCGCGTCGAGTCGTCGGCGCCGCGCGCGCAGCTCCGACAGCCTCGCGCTCGACTACGAGCTGCTCTTACAGAACAAGCCGCGGGACGCGCGCGCCCGGAATATGCAACGACTTACAG taaGAAGCACTGGAGCCGGTTCCCATGACGCCCTTAGTGTGAAGAAGTCTGCGGAGATGGCAGCCTTATTTGCAGATGTTCGTCTCTCCCAGCGCACTGATGTACGTTCTTTGGCTGGAGGGCGAAGAGCTAGGCCTCCACCTTTGTCGCCATCACCACACCCAGTGCCACCTCTCGCAAGAATGTTTGACCACAGACCGCTTAGCAGAAATCCTAGCTTAGAGGATACATTGGGTTATTTcccatga